From Candidatus Eremiobacteraceae bacterium:
TGAGCGACGGGTAAAGGCTTTCGACATCGCATTTGGCGACCTCACGGAAGACGCCGGTCGCGAAAGCGGCAGTGAAGCCGCCTTCGGTCGGCGCCGTCGGTCGCGGGCGCGGGATCGAATGATTCGCACGGAGATACGCGCGGACCAAGAGCCGCTCGATCCGGCTGCCGATCCCGACGAATGCGAGTCCTTGCAGCGACTCCGGCACCATCTGGACTTGGTAGAACTCGTTAGGCGTGACGAGCGAAGATAGTCGCGCGGTGTCGCGCGTGTCGTCGAGGCAGTACGCCTTGAGCTGCGCACGCTGCTGCGGATCGTTCCACAGCGCCCGCATATTCGCCGCGTCGACCATCGCGCGCGACTCGTCGCCGATGCCGAGGTGGCGGACGACCTGCTTCAGCTTGTAGTTGGGCAGCTTGCGTCCGACATCCCAACGCATGACGCCCAAGAACGTGTCGACGATCTGGCGCCCCTCGATGCGATAGTACTTGCACGACATGCCGGCCGGGACCGAACGGCGGATCGACTCGTCGAGCCAGAGCGGCGTTCGGCCGTCGCGCCCGATGACGAGGGGCACGCCGAAACGTCGCGCGCGTTCGTACAGATACCACAGGTCGAAGTTGAAGACGTTGTGGCCTTCGATGACGTCGGGGTCCCGCTCGCGCACGACCCGCGCGAACTCCGCGATCATCGCCGCCTCGCTCGGGAAGTCGTCGAGCGCGAGGACGCGTTCGAAGCCGTCATCATCGCGAACGGCGATGAGGCAGATCGCCGCTTCGTCGCGATCCGGGTAGACATCGAGGGTCTCGAGGTCGAACTGGAGCCGGCGGAGCTGGTCGAAGCGCAGCCCGCGATAAAACGTATCGCCGCTTGCGACGAGATGTGCCGTGACGGGATCGAGGTACGTTATCCGCTGATCGCTCGCGAGCGTCTGCGACCACTCGCGGACTTGACGGCCGTCGTTCGTCGCGAGCAGGTGCCGCAGCGGATGTCGGCCTGCGAGCTCAGTCGTTCCGTCGAGCCGCTTTCGTGCGACGAGCCAGGCGCGCAATGGCACGACGTCGCGCACGATGCCATCCGCCGTGCGGCGATAGACGGTGGCGGTACCGGCGGTCGGATACGGCTCGACCGCGACGATGCCTTCGCCCGCACCGTGCCCGAAGAGCAGCGCGCGCGTGTCTTCCACGGTTGCGATACGCGATGCCCTAGCGCGGCGGGTAGGGGCTGAACACGGGCGCCGGCGTCGGAGCGGGCGGCGTCGGTGTGTAGTATTGGCTCGGCGAGAGCGTCGGTGTCGGCGAGGGCGATGGACTCGGCGTCGGCGTCGGACTTGGGCTTGGAGCTGCGCGCTTGACGGGCGGCGGCTTCGGCTTTCCGTGGACGTACGATCCGAGCGACAGCGACACGGTCGTAGTCGCGGTGATGCGATTGCCTTGCGCGCCCTCGACCTGCGCGTTGATGCTCGACCGCATCGCTTGGCCGATGAGGAGCCGGTCGCGCTGGTCGTAATAGGTCGTGCCGGCGACGTCGAACACGCCCTTCGCGTGCATGCCCTCGAGCATCGTATCGAAGTTCCCGGTGCCCGTGCTCTGGATGGCGTACGTCGGATAGCCGAGGTACGTCTTTTCGCCGACGACGGTCGCTTGCGTGTTGACGGTCATCGGCACGACGCCCGGAAGCTGCATCGTCTGGCTGAACTTCTCGCCGACATAGAGCGAGCGATTGCGATACGGTCGCGACGCTTCGCTGAGCGCCTGGATATACTGCATCGTCGTCGCGTCTTCGCCGCCCTCGCCGATGACCGAGCCGTCGGGCGCGATCTTCATGAGAAGCGACCGGTCGACGATGGTCGTGCCCGACGTGCCGGCTGAATCGAGCGCGACGTCGACTTTCGCGTGCACCGACCCGTCCGGATCCGCGCGCAGGCCGGTGATCGTCTCGGTCCCGTAGACGTTCGTCTTGACGGCGACCGGCGGCTGCGTCGTGTTCGGCGCGGGTGCCACGTTCACGTTGACGCCGATCGACAGCCCATACTTGACGACGTCGCCCACGTGGAGAAACCCGCTCGATGCGGCGAGCGCGCTCGCCGTGAGCGAGAGCGCGAGGGTGGCGCACGTGATGGCTGCGATCGTCCGTCTCAACATCGTGTCGATTCTAGAAACGCAACCTCGGCGGCTGCTTGCTCGTAACCCGGCGCTTGTGCGCTGTCGCGGGCAGGGTTGGCCCGCTAACGGGACAAAACCTTCGGTTCTCGCGCGCGCTCTTCGGAGTGTTCGCTGGTTCGCACGCGTCAGAGGTGCTCTCATGTTAGTCCGTCGTCTCGGCTCGATCGCAGCGCTCGTCGGCGTCGTCGTCGGGCTCGCGTCATGCTCGCAGCTCGGGCAGGCGACCGGTTCGGATCCGCTCGCCATCCAGCACACGTACGTCTATACCGCGATCGGAGCGAGCGACGCTGTCGGTTTCGGATCGACTGTTCCGTGCGCGACGGCGCCGGTCATCATCGGACCGGACACCGAACTCATGCCGTCGCCGCCGAACTGTCCGGGCGGCAGGGGTTATATCCCAGGAATCGCAAGCCGTCTGACCTCTTCGACCGGCAGCGTCGTGCTCACCGATCTCGGGATCTCGGGCGCCGCCGTCGGCCCGACCGAGCGAACGCTCGGGAACACATGGGAGCCGCTCCTCTTCGAAGACTGCACGTCGAGTGGTGCGAACGTCTGCATTCCGGGCGACTTCCTCTCCGACGAGTTGCCGCTAGTCCCTGGCAATCAGGACCTCGTCACGATCTTCGCCGGCGGCAACGACACGGAGGCGATTCTCGCCCATGTCGCCGTCGCTTGCAACGGGTGCAATCAGCAGCAGATCCGGGCGATGATCACGGCCGACGTCACGAACTTCGCGAACGACTACCTGACGCTGATCGGCGCGATCCATCAATCGCACCCGTTCGCCCGGATCTACGTCGCGAACTTGCCGAACTTCGGTCTCACCCCGCGCGGCGTGTGCATCGGCGCCGACCCCGGCAATCCGCCGCCGTTTTGCGGCCCGAACGATCCCGCTCTCGGCCAGCCGGGCCTCGAGGCGTTGCTCGACGCGATCTCGACCGGGATCGACGCGAACGTCATCAATCAGTTCGCCGCGAACGGAATTCCGGTGATCGACACCGAGTGCGATCCGCGGTCGTACGACCCGTCGAATTTCTACATCGACGGCTTTCATCCGGACGACGCCGGCTACGCGCTCTTGGCGCAGCTGTTCACGCTCACGATCAAGAACTTCGGCGGACCGCCGCCGGCCGGGAATTGCCAGTTCTCGCAAGCGATCGTCCATCGCGGGCTGAGTACGCTTCGCCACGTCAAGCTACACCACGTCCGATACTGATCCGACCGGCGTCGCTAGGCAAGTCATGCGCGAGACCATTCGGGTAGCGTTCGCAGCGCTGCTCGGCGCCGTCGTATTAGCTTCGTTCGGAACCGCGGCCCGCGCCGACGACGGCTACGACTCGCCGCTCGCCCGTGCAGTCCGATCGGCGACCGAACAGTACCGGCTCCAGCTCTGGGCGACCGGCGACGACTACGTGCAGTCGACGACGTACGTCGCGAACTTCGGCGTCATGTTCACGAATCACGACCGCTTCGATCCGGTCGACCTCGCCCATCCGACGGTGCTCATCTATGACCAAGCCGGTCGGCTTGTCGCGGTCGAGTACCAGTTCACGCCGGCCACGAAACCGAGCCCCGACTTCGGCGACGTGCCGAAGGACGCGTGGTTCGACATACCGCGCCACTTGCATTACAACATCGTCGTCGACGGAAAATCGTATTACGCGCAGGCTGAGTGGCCGACGACCGACGAGCCGACGGCGGCGAACATCGTCAAGCGCGGATTGATGCCGGCGGACGCGAAGCTCGTCTTCGCGTTCGTGCACCCGGCGACGCGCGCGTTCGTCGTGTGGGCGTGGCTGCCGAACTCGGATGGCCTTTACGCCGGCGACAACCCGCTACTGCCGTGACCGCGCAGACGAGCTTACTAGCTTAGTTCTCTGTAGCGGTCGAGCTTCAGCTCGACCTGAGACGAGCTGGCATATGGCGAGACCGCGGCGGTCGAGATGAATCTCGACCGCTCCCATTTTTGCGCTCGATCGCGGCGGTCGAGCTAGGGAAGGGTCACGCGTTCGACGCGCGGATTCGGATTGTACGGCCGGCCGACCTTATGGCATTCTTCCATCTTGCCGTCGCGTTCGACGAGCGCGATGTCGGCCGTGAAGTCGAAACGCCCTTCGAAGAGCGCCGAGCCCACCGCGTAGGCATCGACCGGGATGTGCCGCTGCTCGAATTCGCGGATCTTCTCGACCGTGAATCCCCCCGACACGATGATCTTCACCCACGGATAACCCGCCGCATCGAGCGCTGCACGCACGTTGAGGGCCAGTTCGGCGTTGACACCCGTCGGGTTGAACGTGCCCATCTCGTTCCAGAGGCTCTTGTCCACGAGCGTCTCCGACGTGTCGAGCCTGACGCCCCACAATCTGCGGCCCAGCTTCTTGGCGACGGCGAGCGACGTCGCGACGCAATCGTTGTCGAAGTCGACGAGCGCGATGACGTTGATCGAAGGATCGACGTGCTCGGCGAATTTCTGCACCGCGAGGACGGTGTCGCCGCCGTACGCCGCGATGAGGCCGTGCGGCACCGTGCCGATGCCTTTGCTGCCCCACCATTCTGCCTGCGCGTCGGTGCTGACGCCGAGCGCGCCGCTCACGTAGGCGGCATAGCCGTCGCCGGTCTGCACGAGATGGTGGTCGAAGCGCGCTGGGAAGAACAAGACATTCTTCCCGTTGGCGGCGGCGACGACGGCGCTCGTGTTCGTAGCCACTCTCGTGCGCCTCGCAAGAACGCCGAGATAATCGGTCTCGAGATGGCAGAAGAGCGCGTAGTCGCCTTCGATCGTCAGGATGGTCTCGTACGGCGCTATGCGATCGCCGTCGTGGAGGGCGCGGACGTCGAGCTGCGGCCAACCGTCTTCCCACGATCCATTTCTCGCGGTGCGGCCGCTGCACAGGCGCAGGATGGCGATGGCCTCATCGATGCCGCACAGCACGGCGTCCTTCTTGTTGAAGACCTGCATGAGCACGCGCGGATGCTTGCCGTCGCGTTCGAGGATCTCGCGGACCCGGTTGAAATAGGTATCCGAATAATAGCCCGAGCGCATCTTCTCGACCGGCAGGTTGAAGATCGACGGGTCGAGTCTGCGGCGGACGGGGATGGGGATCGCCATGTGGCGGCCACGTTTCGGCGCACACCTCGTAAGGCCTTCGGCGTCGCAGCGGCGAACGAGGCGCGACGATGACGAACGACGGCATCGCCGCGCGCCTCAACGAGATCGCCGCGCTCATGGAGTTCGACGGCGAACCGTTCTTCAAGACGAAAGCGTATCAGCGCGCGGCGCGGAGCGTCGAGGACAGCGAGACGCCGATGCGCGCGCTCATCGATTCGGGCGAGCTCATCGAACTGCCCGGCGTCGGCAAGGCGATCGCTCAGAAGATCGACGACATCGACCGCACGGGGACGTGCAAATATCTCGAAGAGCTGCGCGCGAAGTTCCCTCCGACGATCCTCGAGCTGATCCGGGTGCCTTCGATCGGCACGAAGACAGCTGTCGCACTGTACAAAGAGCTCGGCATCACGAGCATCGCGGAGCTGCGGCAAGCCGTCGATGACGGATCGATCTCGAAGATCCCGCGGCTCGGCCCGAAGAGCATCGAGAATCTCAAGGCATCGCTCGCGCGGCTCGCGGATAGGACGCGGCGCTTGCGCCTTGGCGACGCGTGGCCGCTCGCACGCTCGATCGTCGAAGCGCTCACGGCGCATAGCGACGCGCGCAACGTCGTCGCCGCCGGCAGCTTGCGCCGGATGGAGCCGACCGTCGGCGACATCGACATCATCTGCACGAGCGACTCACCCGCCGAAGTGCTGGCTTACTTCACGAAGCTTCCTATCGCGAGCAGCGTCTCCGGACTCGGGGATACTAAGGCGACGATCTGGGCGGAGCCGGGCATCTCCGTCGACTGTCGCGTCGTCAAGCACGAATGCTTCGGGAATCTGCTGCAGCATTTCACGGGCAATAAAGACCACAACGTGAAGATCCGCGAACACGCTCGCGCCCGCGGTCTCAAAGTGAGCGAGTACGGGATCGAGACGCTCGAGACCGGTGCGGTCATGACGGCGCAGACCGAAGAAGAGGTCTATGCGGCGCTCGGCCTCCAGTACATACCGCCCGAGCTGCGGCTTGGCCTCGATGAGATCGAGCTCGCGCGTGCCGGCAAGGTTCCGGCGCTCGTCGAACTGGCCGACATCCGGGGCGACCTCCACGATCACACGGATTGGAGCGACGGGTCGCGGACGATCGAGGAGATGGCGCGCGCTGCAGCGCAGCGCGGACGATCGTATCTTTCCATCTCGGATCACTCGCGCGGCCGCGCGGTCGCCAACGGTCTTTCGATCGAGCGGCTGCGCGAGCAGATCGCCCAGATCAAAACCGTTCGCGACGCCTACGGCGTCCATCTGCTGTGCTCGTCCGAAGTCGACATACGCGCGGACGGGTCGATGGATTTCCCAGACGAGGTGCTGGCCGAGCTCGACATCGTCGTGGGGTCGATCCATTCCGCGTTCACCGGTTCGAAGGAGAAGCAGACCGAACGCCTCATCCGCGCGATCCGCAATCCGTACGTCAACGTCATCGGTCATCCGACGGGCGCTTTGCTCGAACAGCGCGCTGCCTATGAATTCGATGTCGACGCCGTCTTCCGCGCCGCGGCCGAAACCGGCACCGCGCTCGAGATCAACTCGAATCCGGCGCGACTCGATCTCGACGCGAATCTTGCGCGCCGCGCGCGCGAACTCGGCTGCACGCTCGCGATCGACACGGACGCCCACTCGACCGATATGCTCGACGACATGTTCTACGGCGTCGGCACCGCTCGCAAGGCCGGCCTGGTGAAAGAGAACGTCCTCAACGCGCGGCCGCTCGAAGGCGTGCTCGAATTCGTCGCGGCGAAACGCCGCTGACGTCGATGCTCTGCGACCTCCATCTGCATAGCCACCACAGCGACGGCGAGTTCGCGCCGGCGCGCGTCGTCGACATGGCCGCAGACGCCGGCGTCGAGCTCATCGCGCTCACCGATCACGATACGACAGAGGGCATCGTCGAGACGCTGATGCGTGCGGCTGCGCGCGGAATCGCCGCTGTGAGCGGCATCGAGATGACGGCATACGCGCACGGTCGGGTCGTCCACGTCCTCGGATACGGCTTCGACCCCTCGCGGCCGCCGCTCCAGCAATTCAATCGGGTGGCGCTCGACGTTTGGATGGCGAACGTCCGGACGTGGGTCCTCGCGCTTATCGATGGAGGCTTCGACCTTCGCGCCCCCGAGGTGCTCTCGGAGCAGCACGTGCGGCTTCCCGCGCTCATCGAGCGGCTATGCGCGCGCGGCGTCGACGACGGCGACGTCGGCCGCTGCTACGCGCGCTTCAAGGATTTTTTCGCAGCGCTTCCGCCCGAGGCATATCGCCGACTACCGACGCCGGCCGAAGCGACCGAGGCGATCCGTGAAGCGGGCGGTGTCGCGATCCTCGCACATCCCGATCGCGTCGGGTCCGACGGCCTCGTCGAAACACTGCTCACCGACGTCGACGGCATCGAAGCGTATTACGCGCGATATGCGCCGGCGGATCGAGAGGCACTTAGAGCCTTGGCCGAACGCAATGGGAAGCTTTACTCGTGCGGCAGCGACTACCACGGCTACTTCGGCGGTGCGTACGTCAACCCGCGCTTCGAAGCGCCGGACGCGTTGATGGTGCGGCTCGGGCTGAGGTAAGACCGCGGCGGTCGAGATGAATCTCGACCGCTCCCTCATGAAACCGTGAATCTCGACCGCTCCCTAGACGAGAGCGTGAAAATCGATCGTCCGCTCAGGTGGCGCCGAAGCGGCGGTGGCGCTGCTGATACGAGACGAGCGCCGCGTCGAAGTGCTCGCGGTTGAAATCCGGCCAGTGGACGTCGCTGACGAAGAGCTCGGTGTACGCGAGCTGATACAAGAGGAAGTTCGAGATCCGGTGCTCACCGCCGGGGCGGATCAGGAGATCCGGATCGGGTATGCCGGCGGTGTACAGGCGCGATTCGATGGCGGCTTCGTCGACGCGCTCGGGTTCGATGATCCCGTCGCGGACGTCGCGCGCGATCTGTCGGACCGCCGCGGCCATCTCCGCCCGGCCGCTGTAGTTGACGGCCAGGTTGAGCGTCACAGCGCGGCCTTCTTTGGTGTTCTCGACCAGCGACGACAGAGCGGAGCGCGGCGCCGGCGGTAGTGCGGCGATATCGCCGAGCACCTGCACGCGGACGCCGTCCTTGCGCAGCCCGGGCGCCTCGGTCTTCGCGAAGATGCAGCAGAGATCGAAGAGCGATGAGACCTCGCCGGCGTCGCGTTTCCAGTTCTCGGTGGAAAAGCCGAAGGCGGTCAGATACGGCACGCCGCGGTCTCGGCACGCGCGCGTCAACTCGCGCAAGCTGGCGATGCCTCGGCGATAGCCTTCGGCGAGCGGGAAGCCGCGTGCGCGGGCCCAACGGCGATTGCCGTCCATGATGACGGCGACGTGCTTCGGGATCGGTGACGGTGCGGGCACCGCCGCCGCGCGTTCGACGTTGCGCATCGATCAGGTCGTCGCCAGACGCGGAACCCGGCGCCGTCCGTCGTTGTCTGAGGTCTCGGCGCCGGCGTGCACGTCGCGGACGACCGCCTCGA
This genomic window contains:
- the uppS gene encoding polyprenyl diphosphate synthase — its product is MRNVERAAAVPAPSPIPKHVAVIMDGNRRWARARGFPLAEGYRRGIASLRELTRACRDRGVPYLTAFGFSTENWKRDAGEVSSLFDLCCIFAKTEAPGLRKDGVRVQVLGDIAALPPAPRSALSSLVENTKEGRAVTLNLAVNYSGRAEMAAAVRQIARDVRDGIIEPERVDEAAIESRLYTAGIPDPDLLIRPGGEHRISNFLLYQLAYTELFVSDVHWPDFNREHFDAALVSYQQRHRRFGAT
- the polX gene encoding DNA polymerase/3'-5' exonuclease PolX, whose translation is MTNDGIAARLNEIAALMEFDGEPFFKTKAYQRAARSVEDSETPMRALIDSGELIELPGVGKAIAQKIDDIDRTGTCKYLEELRAKFPPTILELIRVPSIGTKTAVALYKELGITSIAELRQAVDDGSISKIPRLGPKSIENLKASLARLADRTRRLRLGDAWPLARSIVEALTAHSDARNVVAAGSLRRMEPTVGDIDIICTSDSPAEVLAYFTKLPIASSVSGLGDTKATIWAEPGISVDCRVVKHECFGNLLQHFTGNKDHNVKIREHARARGLKVSEYGIETLETGAVMTAQTEEEVYAALGLQYIPPELRLGLDEIELARAGKVPALVELADIRGDLHDHTDWSDGSRTIEEMARAAAQRGRSYLSISDHSRGRAVANGLSIERLREQIAQIKTVRDAYGVHLLCSSEVDIRADGSMDFPDEVLAELDIVVGSIHSAFTGSKEKQTERLIRAIRNPYVNVIGHPTGALLEQRAAYEFDVDAVFRAAAETGTALEINSNPARLDLDANLARRARELGCTLAIDTDAHSTDMLDDMFYGVGTARKAGLVKENVLNARPLEGVLEFVAAKRR
- a CDS encoding PHP domain-containing protein — encoded protein: MLCDLHLHSHHSDGEFAPARVVDMAADAGVELIALTDHDTTEGIVETLMRAAARGIAAVSGIEMTAYAHGRVVHVLGYGFDPSRPPLQQFNRVALDVWMANVRTWVLALIDGGFDLRAPEVLSEQHVRLPALIERLCARGVDDGDVGRCYARFKDFFAALPPEAYRRLPTPAEATEAIREAGGVAILAHPDRVGSDGLVETLLTDVDGIEAYYARYAPADREALRALAERNGKLYSCGSDYHGYFGGAYVNPRFEAPDALMVRLGLR
- a CDS encoding 3'-5' exonuclease, translated to MEDTRALLFGHGAGEGIVAVEPYPTAGTATVYRRTADGIVRDVVPLRAWLVARKRLDGTTELAGRHPLRHLLATNDGRQVREWSQTLASDQRITYLDPVTAHLVASGDTFYRGLRFDQLRRLQFDLETLDVYPDRDEAAICLIAVRDDDGFERVLALDDFPSEAAMIAEFARVVRERDPDVIEGHNVFNFDLWYLYERARRFGVPLVIGRDGRTPLWLDESIRRSVPAGMSCKYYRIEGRQIVDTFLGVMRWDVGRKLPNYKLKQVVRHLGIGDESRAMVDAANMRALWNDPQQRAQLKAYCLDDTRDTARLSSLVTPNEFYQVQMVPESLQGLAFVGIGSRIERLLVRAYLRANHSIPRPRPTAPTEGGFTAAFATGVFREVAKCDVESLYPSLMIARGIKPEDDDLDVFLPMLGELRSRRVGVKRASAAALAEERADDHRAADGLQNALKILVNSFYGFLGTNGLHFNDPAAAGRVTEAGRTVMMRIVDELRAAGATVIEADTDGAYFVAPNGTDPEALVARVGATLGDGLNLVFEERYSAMLSLKAKNYALARTDGTLVMRGSALRSARDEPFGRALMREIVSALFAGQPESIERIVESTIAAVRGGSMGVDEFARRESVTSKTFNASGNRRLAQALARRGVAIGDKVRIYQRSDGELTLAEEYADDEDREYLLRRIDDFVARFGEIVPIEARRAASKDRDQLSLL
- a CDS encoding GDSL-type esterase/lipase family protein produces the protein MLVRRLGSIAALVGVVVGLASCSQLGQATGSDPLAIQHTYVYTAIGASDAVGFGSTVPCATAPVIIGPDTELMPSPPNCPGGRGYIPGIASRLTSSTGSVVLTDLGISGAAVGPTERTLGNTWEPLLFEDCTSSGANVCIPGDFLSDELPLVPGNQDLVTIFAGGNDTEAILAHVAVACNGCNQQQIRAMITADVTNFANDYLTLIGAIHQSHPFARIYVANLPNFGLTPRGVCIGADPGNPPPFCGPNDPALGQPGLEALLDAISTGIDANVINQFAANGIPVIDTECDPRSYDPSNFYIDGFHPDDAGYALLAQLFTLTIKNFGGPPPAGNCQFSQAIVHRGLSTLRHVKLHHVRY